A single region of the Halopiger xanaduensis SH-6 genome encodes:
- a CDS encoding ABC transporter substrate-binding protein, whose protein sequence is MDFNSDRSRRTVLKGAGLAGTGALTALAGCTGGGNGDGNGNGNGDGNGNGNGGDGQWSNELEVLHGWTGGDGAEAADALFSTFQEQYPDMEVNEQPIGGGGNQNLDQTVANRLQGGDPPSSFAGWPGANLAQYEGVLGDIESNVWDEAGLKDAHAQEAVEACQSDAGFSAVPIGSHRLNDLFYNVEVIEEAGVDPSSLESVDDLISALDTVSSETDATPLAFSLAPWGILQTWGVTMLSEHGYDAYMNFIEGNGDESAVRGTFEKLEEILTNYINSDAASIDFTEVNQDIMSGDAAFIHQGNWVAGAYITEGLEYGSDWDAVRFPGTEDLYTLHMDSFIYPGDNPSPEETAAWLRYVGSEDAQVAYNQYKGSIPTRTDVATDEFNDYLVDTIEDFDEVSEKPPTLAHGLAVDPSTQSELEGVLNDNFADPFDVDSATSGFMDVV, encoded by the coding sequence TGCGGGTTGTACTGGCGGCGGAAATGGCGACGGCAACGGTAACGGCAACGGTGACGGCAACGGTAACGGCAACGGTGGCGACGGCCAGTGGAGCAACGAGCTCGAGGTCCTCCACGGCTGGACCGGCGGCGACGGCGCGGAAGCCGCCGACGCCCTCTTCTCGACCTTCCAGGAGCAGTATCCTGACATGGAGGTCAACGAACAGCCCATCGGCGGCGGTGGGAACCAGAACCTCGACCAGACGGTCGCCAACCGGCTGCAGGGCGGCGACCCGCCGAGTTCGTTCGCCGGCTGGCCCGGCGCGAACCTCGCGCAGTACGAGGGCGTCCTCGGCGATATCGAGAGCAACGTCTGGGACGAAGCCGGTCTGAAGGACGCACACGCCCAGGAGGCCGTGGAGGCCTGTCAGTCCGACGCCGGCTTCTCCGCGGTTCCGATCGGCTCCCACCGACTGAACGACCTCTTCTACAACGTCGAGGTCATCGAGGAGGCGGGCGTCGATCCCTCGTCGCTGGAGAGCGTCGACGACCTCATCTCCGCGCTGGACACCGTGTCCTCCGAGACCGACGCGACGCCGCTGGCGTTCTCGCTCGCTCCCTGGGGTATCCTCCAGACGTGGGGCGTCACGATGCTCAGCGAGCACGGGTACGACGCCTACATGAACTTTATCGAGGGCAACGGTGACGAGAGCGCCGTCCGAGGGACGTTCGAAAAACTCGAGGAGATCCTGACCAACTACATCAACAGCGACGCGGCTTCGATTGACTTCACCGAGGTCAACCAGGACATCATGAGCGGCGACGCCGCGTTCATCCACCAGGGTAACTGGGTCGCCGGCGCGTACATCACCGAAGGGCTGGAGTACGGCTCCGACTGGGACGCGGTCCGCTTCCCCGGAACCGAGGACCTCTACACCCTCCACATGGACTCGTTCATCTACCCCGGCGACAACCCGAGCCCCGAGGAGACCGCCGCGTGGCTTCGCTACGTCGGCTCCGAGGACGCGCAGGTGGCGTACAACCAGTACAAGGGATCGATCCCGACGCGAACGGACGTCGCCACCGACGAGTTCAACGACTACCTCGTCGACACCATCGAGGACTTCGACGAGGTATCGGAGAAGCCGCCGACGCTCGCGCACGGGCTCGCGGTCGACCCGAGCACCCAGTCGGAACTCGAGGGCGTGCTTAACGACAACTTCGCGGACCCGTTCGACGTCGACAGCGCGACGAGCGGCTTCATGGACGTCGTATAA
- a CDS encoding carbohydrate ABC transporter permease, with translation MKGVLEILRSVRDKRRIETDGGTVEGRSTARRLLDSDIVQSAPFWFPPFLLMGFFVYAAIVWNGFLSLTSYSGFGDPDYTDLGIGNYTALLNDPQFWSATRNTVVLLVVFTVACLAIGLVLALLLDRKIRFERSFRTIYLLPFALSFIVTAQFWRWMYNVNNGIVNQFIGIFGLGPYNWLGNPKLVLGSVIFALVWQFSGYAMVIYLAALRSIPTDQYEAARVDGASTIRMYWRVIIPQLRPAMVSASVTLVLFALKAFDFLYATFGGYRPRLGADILATFMVRESFGKSEWAYGSAIALVLFALSLAVIAPYLYTQYKRGNL, from the coding sequence ATGAAAGGAGTGTTAGAGATACTGCGTAGCGTCCGTGATAAGCGACGCATCGAGACCGACGGGGGGACGGTCGAAGGACGCTCGACGGCTCGTCGCTTGCTCGATAGCGACATCGTTCAGTCGGCGCCGTTCTGGTTCCCGCCGTTCCTCCTCATGGGGTTTTTCGTCTACGCGGCGATCGTATGGAACGGCTTCCTGTCGCTGACGAGTTACTCGGGCTTCGGCGATCCGGACTACACCGACCTCGGGATCGGCAACTACACGGCGTTGCTGAACGATCCCCAGTTCTGGTCGGCGACGCGGAACACGGTCGTGTTGCTCGTGGTCTTTACCGTGGCGTGTCTGGCGATCGGACTCGTCCTCGCTCTGCTGCTCGACCGGAAAATCCGATTCGAGCGATCGTTCCGGACGATCTACCTACTCCCGTTCGCCCTGTCGTTCATCGTCACCGCGCAGTTCTGGCGGTGGATGTACAACGTCAACAACGGGATCGTCAATCAGTTCATCGGCATCTTCGGTCTCGGTCCGTACAACTGGCTCGGCAATCCGAAACTCGTCCTCGGATCGGTGATCTTCGCGCTGGTTTGGCAGTTCAGCGGCTACGCGATGGTCATCTACCTCGCCGCGCTTCGGTCGATCCCGACCGACCAATACGAGGCCGCCCGCGTCGACGGCGCCAGCACGATCCGCATGTACTGGCGCGTCATCATCCCGCAGCTACGGCCCGCGATGGTCAGCGCGTCCGTGACCCTCGTCCTGTTCGCGCTCAAGGCGTTCGACTTCCTGTACGCCACCTTCGGCGGCTACCGGCCGCGCCTCGGCGCGGACATCCTCGCGACCTTCATGGTTCGCGAGTCGTTCGGTAAATCGGAGTGGGCCTACGGCTCCGCGATCGCGCTCGTGTTGTTCGCGCTGTCGCTGGCCGTCATCGCACCGTACCTATACACACAATACAAACGAGGGAACCTATGA